A DNA window from Arachis hypogaea cultivar Tifrunner chromosome 18, arahy.Tifrunner.gnm2.J5K5, whole genome shotgun sequence contains the following coding sequences:
- the LOC140181436 gene encoding uncharacterized protein, which translates to MAVGDFNEIVAPDESTGAYFSSHRASLLATTLDDCELFNLKVTGRRYTWYRAVQAGRDLAKRLDRAIVNEVWMTMFPEGYSEILSRLHSDHCPILVRCHGSPRVKGSRPFRFQAVWATHPSYKHVISKAWNQEFGGVTERLKIVQQASLDFNSKIFGNIFVRKNKLEY; encoded by the coding sequence ATGGccgttggtgattttaatgagattgtgGCACCAGATGAGAGTACAggtgcttatttttcttctcacagAGCTAGTCTATTAGCTACTACTCTAGATGACTGTGAGCTCTTTAATCTTAAAGTGACTGGTAGGAGATATACTTGGTATAGAGCAGTTCAGGCTGGCAGGGACTTGGCTAAAAGGTTGGATAGAGCTATAGTTAATGAGGTGTGGATGACAATGTTTCCTGAGGGTTATTCTGAAATTCTTAGCAGGCTTCattctgatcattgtcctatttTAGTTCGTTGTCATGGTAGCCCCAGAGTGAAAGGTTCACGTCCTTTTAGGTTCCAAGCTGTGTGGGCAACACATCCTTCTTATAAACATGTTATTAGTAAGGCTTGGAATCAAGAGTTTGGAGGCGTTACCGAAAGGCTTAAGATAGTTCAACAGGCTTCTTTGGACTTCAACtcaaagatttttggaaatatttttgtgCGAAAAAATAAGCTGGAATATTAG
- the LOC112770761 gene encoding MLP-like protein 43 — MALTGKLSIEIGIHAPAAKFFHLMTKQLHHVQNVCERVHGAKLHEGDEWHSVGGSVKHWTYVIDGKVTTCKETVESIDEQNLSATYKLFDGDVGQHYKVLKLSFQVSDKENGGATVKWTTEYEKINNDVEAPYGYIEYLDKCTVEMDSHLVKA; from the exons ATGGCACTAACTGGTAAGCTTAGTATTGAAATTGGAATTCATGCACCTGCTGCAAAGTTCTTCCATCTCATGACAAAGCAACTACACCATGTTCAAAACGTTTGTGAAAGGGTGCATGGTGCCAAGCTTCATGAAGGTGATGAATGGCACAGCGTTGGTGGTTCTGTTAAACACTGGACTTATGTCATAG ACGGTAAGGTTACTACATGTAAGGAGACCGTTGAGTCGATTGATGAGCAGAACCTTTCAGCAACATACAAACTGTTTGACGGAGATGTCGGTCAACATTATAAGGTGTTGAAGCTGAGCTTTCAAGTGAGTGATAAAGAGAATGGAGGTGCCACTGTTAAATGGACTACTGAATATGAGAAGATCAATAATGATGTTGAAGCTCCATATGGCTACATAGAATACCTTGACAAGTGCACCGTAGAAATGGATTCTCATCTTGTTAAGGCATGA